The genomic stretch GTGCTATGTGAAACAAGATACCTGAAAAGTTCATAATTACAGCTGGATAGCGTCCCCCTCATCCTCCAGGCCGAGAGCCTCGCCGGGCGGCTCGAAGGCATCCTTCTGGCCGATCCCGCGCTGGCCCGGCTGTGGCGCACCGAGGCGAGCCTGCTTGAAGCCGCAGCCTCGGTCGGGCTGGAGGGGGACAGGATCACGACCCCGGGGATGGTGCTGCGCCTGACCGGCGCCATCGCCGTCGCCGAGGACGCGCGGGCGACCGGCATGGCGCTGAAGATCCTCTCGGTCGCCCGGCGGCCGGGCGATCCCTTCGCCGCGCCGGCCGAGACGCTCCGCCGGATCGAGGCCGCGGCGGCACCCGTCGGCCGGGCCGGGGAAGCCGCGAACCGGCTGGAGGATGCCGAGCTGGCGCTTGTGGCCGAGGCGGGGCGGGCCTGGGGGCAGGTGCCGATCCTCGCGGGCTGGCGGGCGGCGGCGGATTACGCCCTGCGCTCGCGCCGCGAAAGCCCGGCGGCCGAGCGGCTGGTCTTCATGGCCGTCGAGGGCGCCGCGCGCCACCTGCGCGGGCTGTCGCCGCAAGCGCCCCGCCCCCAGCCCGAGGACGCCGGGGCGCAGGCGCTGCTGATGCCGGCCGAGGCAGGCTGGGTCCTTGCGCCCTCGGTGGCGCTGACCCGCAACGGCTTTCGCCAATGGTCGCCGCTTTCGGGCCTGCCCGCCTTCCTTGAGGCCGCGTCCCGCAGCCTGTCGCATGATCTCGGCCACCTCGGCAGCCTGCGCCACGAACTGGCGCGGCTGCAGTCCATGGCCGCCACCGCGCATGGCCGCTCGCGGCGGGCCGACCTGGTGGAGTTCCTGAAGCTGCAGCCCGTCATCAACTCGGCGATGGTGGTGGACCGCCTGGGCGTGACCCGCCGGACGGCGCTTGCCCTGATCGGTGAGCTTGTCGAGGCGGGCTGCCTCGTGAACCTCATGGCCCGGCGCGCGGCGCGCTTCTGGGCGCTTCCCTCGCTGGCCGCGCGCATGACGCCCCTGCCCGGCGTCCGCAGGCCGCACGGGGCGCCCGAGCGGCTCGGGGAAAGGGGGAAGCATCCGTCCCGGCTGCGCGAACAGTTCGACGAGGACCGGCTGGACCGCATCATGTCGGAACTGGATGCGGCGATGTCGGGGATCGACAGGCTGCTGAAGGGCAGGGCGTAGCGGCAGGGGCGCTTCCCGCCTTGCCCGCCCGGAACAGAGCGGGATCATGTCCGGCCGAGCCTCGGGAAGATCGGGCCTCTGCCCACGGCGGCTTGCGCCCCTTTGTTCTTTGGGAACACGTCCGGCCTGCCGCCATCAGGCCGTTCAGGCGGCCCTCGGGCAACTGCCTGCGTGCCCGCATCAGGGATCGTTCCAAGGGATGCAAACGCATCGGTCAGGATGATGCGCTGGCCGATCCTGAAAGCGTCATGGCTCGCGAACCGGCGATCAAAGGCCGGAGGCGGGCGGCAGCCTGGCGCCTGTCGCGGTGTGCAAGGCGCTGACGCGGGCCTGCGGAATCCATCCCAAGGCAGTGCTTCCTGAAGCCGCCTTCAGCCTCGTCAACGGTGTCCGTGCCCATGCCGGACAGCCGCATCGCAGGACGTGGATGAAGCGGAACAGGACCGGCGGCTGTCCGCCGCCGGGCCGGCCGTCATTGTTGCAGGTGATCCAGCCGCGCCCTCAGGTCGATGACAAGGCCGCCCGGCTGCCAGTCGAAGCTGATCGCGCCGCCGAACTGGTCCGTGGCGGTGGCATGGGCAAGCTGGCTGCCGAAACCCTGGGTGTCCGGCGGCGTGATCCCCGCGCCGCCGACCTCTTCCTTCCAGACCAGGGCCAGTTCCTCCGCCGAGGCCGACCAGGTGACGGTGATGCGGCCCTCGGCCGTGGCCAGCGCGCCGTATTTGGCGGCATTGGTCGCAAGTTCATGGAAGATCAGCGCCATCCCCACGGAGGCGCTTTCCCCCAGGATGACCTCGGGGCCGTCGAAGGATATCCGGTCCCCGCCATCCGTGCCGAGATGCGGGCGGGCGATCTTTTCGATCAACTCGTGCAGCGGGGTGATCTGGCCCTTGCCCGTTTCGCCCCCGACGGCGGAACGGATGAGGTCATGGGCCTTGGCCAGCGCCCCCAGCCGGCCCCGCAGCGCCTCGGCCATCGCCGGGACCGACGCCGCGCCGCGCGCCGTCATCGACACCATCCCCAGCGCGACCGCGAACAGGTTCTTCACCCGGTGGTCCATCTCGCGCAGAAGAAGCCGGCGCTTGGCCTCGGCCTCCTTGAGGTCGTGGATGTCGGTGCAGGTGCCGAACCAGCGGGTGATCCGCCCCTCGGCGTCGCGGATGCAGAGCGCCCGCCCCACCACCCAGCGATAGCGGCCCGAGCGGTGCCGCAGCCGGTATTCGATATGGTAAGGCTCGCCCGTCGCGACGCAGTGCATCCAGGCCGCTTGGGCGCGTTCCTGGTCCTCGGGGTGGAACATCTCCTTCCAGCCCGCGCCGTCGGTGGTCCCCGGCGCCGCGCCGGTGAAGTCATACCAGCGGTGGTTGAAGTAATCGTGGCTGCCGTCGGGCAGGGCCGACCAGATCATCTGGTCGATGGAATTCACGATCGCCGCGTAGCGCGCCTCGCTTTCGCGCAGGGCGGCCTCGGCGCGGACGGCATGGGTCACGTCCGTGACCTGGACAAAGACGCCCTGCACCAGCCCGCCCGGACCGCCGAGGGGCTGGTAGACGAAATCGACGACGCGTTCCTGCGGCCCCTCGCCCGACAGCCCGCGGAAGGTGATCGGGACCGCGCGGCCGACATGGGGCTCGCCCGTCGCCAGAACGCGGTCCAGCAGGGTCAGGAAGCCCTGCGGCACCAGCTCGGGCAGCGCCTCGGCGACCGTCATCCCCTCGATGTCTGTCCGGCCAACCATTTCCTTGAAGGCCGGGTTGACGACCTCGATCACATGGTCGGGGCCGCGCAGGATGCCGGCGACGGTCGGGGCCTGGGCAAAGAGACGCCCGAGCCGGTCGATCTCGGCATGGGCGTCGCGGTGCGCCATGATGGCGGCGGTGGTTTCATGGCCCTGGTTGAAGACGCCCACCACGGCGCCGTCCTCGTCCCGGATCGGCGTGAAGCTGTAGTTCCAGTAGGTTTCCCGCCGGACCCCATGCCGGACCATCGGCAGCATCTGGTCGAAGGTCGAAAAGCCCTCGCCCGTTTCCATCACCCGCGCAAGCTGCGGCCCCACCACGTCCCAGATGTCGGACCAGACCTCGGCCGCGGGCCGGCCCAGGGCGGCCGGGTGACGCTCGCCCGGGACCGGCGACCAGGCGTCGTTGTAAAGAAGGCGGAAATCGGGCCCCCAGTAGATCGCGGTCGGAAAGCTGGAATGCAGGCAGATCGACAGCGCCAGCCGCAGCGTCTGCGGCCAGCCCGCGATGGGGCCGAGGGGCGTTCCCGCCCAGTCGAGCGCGCGGATGCGTTCGCCAAGCTCGCCGCCGCCCGAAAGGAAGCCGGAGTTCTGGATGCTGTTATCTTGTTTCATCCGATCTGCTCTTTGTGGGACATGTCCTGCACGCCGTCCTGCGCGGGCGATACGAAGGCAGGGGAAGGGTGTTGATATCCGAAACCGGCTATGGGCGCCGAGACAGGCCGGTGCTCAGCCTCTGGTGAAAAGGACGCAGGACGCTCCTGGCCCGGACGATGTCCGGCCCGGCCTCCCGCAGGGTGATTTCTGAACCATTGAAAAGCCTTCGTTCCGACCGGGCAACCAAGCATACAAGCAGCACCAGCGCCAAGAGATTGTTTTCTCGATGTTTGGCGCGGCCTCCGTCCCGGCCCGCATAGTCGCAATCCCGTGACAGCGGAACCGATCAAATGTTACGCAACGCACCGTGAAAGGTGCTGCCGGAAAGAGCGGGTCGCACCCTGCCTGACGGGTTGCTGCCTTTGGCACCGGATCACCCCGTCCACGACATTGGCCCTGGCAGTTGCCCGAACGCAATCACCGGATGCCTTGAACGGCAACCCCGATCTCATCGGCAATCCCTGTCCACACCGAATCTCCGGTAAGCGCCGGGACAACAAGGTGTTTCGCCGGCGTCAGGCAGCAGCGCCCGCCCCGGGACAAGCCTGCACGCCGCGCGACAAAGGCGGTGAGAGCGGCAGCGATGGCCATCTCATCCAGGTTCTTCAGCCCGGTTCCGCTGGCGATCGCCGGGCAGTCCGTCTCCCGCTTGTTGCATTCCTGCGGCACGCTCCTGCCCGGCGGAATTCTGCTATGGGGTTGGCAGGATATCGCCGATGCTTTCGGAATGAACTTCGGGAGGATGCGAACGATGACCAGGATCATGCCCTTCGGGGATTCCAACACCTACGGCATGTATGAAAATCTTTCCTCCCCCGGGGGTTATCGCGGCCCCCTGCAGGACATGCTGCGCGGCGGCAAGCTGGGTTTCGACCTGGTGGGGCTGGATCGCGACGGCCGCATCGGCGACGCCGACCACAATGGCTATCCGGGCAAGATGATCGACTGGTTCACCCGCCCGGTCAACGAGGCGATCCGCGACCGGGACGGAAGCTACAGCCACACCATCGACTCGGGGTCAGGAACAGCCGTCCGGTTCCTCATCGAGCAGGCCGGCATGACCCCGGACGATGTTGTCCTGATCCACCTGGGCACCAACGACGTCCGGCTTGGCGACAGTGCCGGGACGATGCTGGCCGAGATGCGGGTCCTGCTGGACCAGATCGTGGGATCGGGGGCAAGCCCGATGGTCCAGTTGATGACGCTGGCGCCGGTCCGCGGCGACATCTGGGCGGCGGACGGCGATCCGGGCCGGACCAACAACGACACCATCCGCGCCTTCAACGAGGGGCTGGAACGCATGGTGGCCGAGGGATACGGGGCGCTCGGCGTGACCCTGGTGGACAGCGGCGTGACCACGGCCGGCCTGTCGCCGGACGGCGTCCACATGAATGCGGCGGGATACGCCAGCATGGCCCGGGCATGGTTCGAAAGCCTGGTGGCGACGGGCCAGGTGGAGGCCCTGCCGGAACCTCCGCTGCCGCCGCCCCCGGCCAGTGGAAACCTGCTGGTGAACGGCTCGTTCGAGACGGCCGGCGTGGGGTCGGACCAGCATGGCGCGTTCCAGTCGCTGCAGGGCTGGACGGCGCTGACAGGGGGCCGGATCGAGGTCTGGAACAACCACAAGGGCGTCCGGGCCACGGAGGGCGTCAATTTCCTTGAACTCGACTTCGCGGGCGGGCGCGATGGCTTCTTTCAGGACATCGAGGCCACCGCGGGCCGGTCCTACAGCCTCGGCTTCGACCTGCGGGCGCGGCCCGACCGGGCTGTCTGGACCCAGGACGTCGAGGTGGTCTGGAACGACAGGGTGGTGGCGGTCGCCAAGCCCGGCAAGGACTGGGGCAGCTTCACCGCCACCGTGACGGGCCAGTCCGGGACCGACCGGCTGACCATCCGCGAGGTTGCCTCGCAGGCCGGCGATGGCCATGGCGCGCTTTTGGACAACTTCCGGCTGGTGGCCAACGGCGCGGCCGCAGCCCCGCCCGAGGGGCCAAGGGGCGAGGATACCCTTGTCGTCAAGGTCAGCGGCGACAGCTTCAAGGGCGATCCGGCATTCGCACTCAGCGTGAACGGCAGGGTGGTTTCCGCCTCGACAACGGTCACGGCCGACCGGGCTGCAGGCGAGTGGGACAGCTTCGTCTTCCGCGGCGACTTCGGCCTCGACGGCTCGGACCGGGTGGCGATCACCTTCCTCAACGACCGCTACGAGGGTTCGGCGGACCGCGACCGCAACCTTTACGTGGACGAGGTGGTGCTGAACGGCGAGGTGAACGGAAGGGACGAAAGCTTCCATCAGACCCGCACGGATTATTGGGACTTCTGAGCGGGCCTGACGCAGCCGTCCGATCCGGCGGCGCGGACGCCCCCTGGACACAGCGGAGCCATCCGGCGCAGCGGTCCCATACAGGCACATGGGGCCGGACTGCAGGGGCGCATAAACGACAGCTCTCCTCTTGCGGTCGCGGCTGATGGCGGTCTGGTGGCGCAAGCCCAAGGGCAAGGTGCTGATCCAGCCGCGCATATCTCGACCTCTCCGGCGTCGTTCAGGTCGCTGCCATGGCCGGGGTTGAAGGTGGGGTCGTCCTCCAGCACCCGGATCGCGGCCTCGACCGCCTCCGTCGCCTTCCGGCACGGCCTGCCCGGCGGCAAGCGCCCGCAGGCAGCCCGAGCGGTTGGCCTCCGCCTTCTCCGGCTCGATCTCTCCGGCGCCGCCATGCACGATGATCGCCCATATCGGACTGCTCCTGATTGCTTCGACCTCTTCTGCGGAATGTCCGGTTCCGGTGGATCGCATGGGCCTTCAGTCCTCGCCAGCCGCCGGGTCCTCGTCGGACACGCGGTGCGTCCGCTCGGGCGGAAAGCCCGCCCCGGCCGCGTCCCGGGCCAGCATGTTCCCGTCCCGGCGGTCGCCGGGAATGTTGATCATGCCGATGGAACGCGGATGGCGGGGCGTGAGCCCGGTCACGACCTTGCCGAGCGCCGCCAGCCCGGCCGGGTTGTGCGCGTGATCGAGGATCACGCGGAAGCCGTGGCTGTCGTGGATGTTCAACCGGCCCGGGCACTGCTCGAACGAGGTGGTGAAGGTAAAGAGCGCCCGCGCCACCGCCCCGGGTTCCACCCCATGGGCAATGGCCATGGCCGCCGCCATGGCGTTCTGGACGTTGAACCCGGCCATCCTGTCCATGGTGGCCGGGATGTCGGCCGTCCACCTCAGCCGCCGGCTTTCGCCGTGGCGGCGCAGGACCGGCACGGCGCCATCGCGCACCACCGCCATGCCGCCCCTGCCACATGCTCGCGCGGGAAGGCGGGCATGTCCTTGCCGCCCTTCAGCGAGAATAACACGATCCGATCCCCGGCATGACGGCGCATGGCGGCGGTCAGCGGATCGTCGGGGTTCAGGATGCCCGCGCCATTGCGGTGGACGGATTCGGTGACGATGGACTTGAGGCGGGCGAGGTCCTCGATGCTGTCGATGCCCTTCAGGCCGATGTGGTCCTCCTGCACATTCAGGACCGCGGCCATGCCGCACCAGTCGAAGCCGAGGCCCTCGTGCAGCATGCCCCCGCCACATGGCCGAGCCAGGCGCCGTCCCGAAGCCGGCGCAGGAAGCCGCCCGGCGCGCCGAAGCAGCAGCCCGGTCCTGCAGCCCCGGCCGTTCCTGCATCAGCCGGTCGGCGAAGCCCTCCAGCCGGTTCGTGGGCCAGTCTTCCCGTGCCCTCGGGTCAAGTTCGCTCCGCACGAATCGTCATCGGTCGGGCAGAATCAGAACTCATCTTTCGTTTCTTCCTGTCGCGAGCGGTTGCCGGCAACTGGCTTGAAGGCCCGCGCTGCCCCGGTCTGGCAGGGAAGCCCGCTTCCCGGATCACGGTTCCTGACCGGCGCCCGGGGGGACAATAAACTTCACAGGCCACTGATTTTTTCAAAGTGAGACAAAGGGCACGACGATGCAGCGGCGTCTGAAGCGCGCGATCACCGGCTCTGCCTCTCCGGCGGCAACGCCCTCGGTTCGTTCCATCAGGATGCGGCCGAGATGCTGGTGAAGAAGGGACTTTCCCCCGCCCGCATCGCCGTTGCCGCGATCACTGCCGCGCGGTCGCGCCTGCGGGCAGCGGGCGCCATGCACCGGCAGGCAGTGGACCGGCCCGGTGAACCGGTCTCGCATCTTCATGCCGTCACGACGCCGCGGGCGGGACAATGCCGGGGCGGGTTTCCAGCCATTGCGCGAACAGCGCAAGGGTGCCCTGCGGCGGGCGGTCCGGGTGGATCAGGGCATAGGGCGAGGGGCCGACAAGGGACATCGGGCTGACCTGCGCCAGCGTCCCGCGTTCCAGGTCGGGCTGGGCGAAGATGTCGGGCAGCAGCGCCGCGCCAAGGCCCGCGCGGGCCGCCGCGATCACCATCTCGAAATGGGCGAAACGCGGGCCGCGGACGGCCTCGGCCTTCAGCCCCGCCGCCGCCATCCAGTCCAGCCACAGATGCGGCCGCGTCGCCTGCTGGATCAGGGGCACGCCCGACAGGTCCGCGGGAACCCGCAGGCCGGGGGCCGCCACGACGATCAGGGTTTCGGGCAGGATCGGCACCGCCCGCGTTCCCGGCCGCGCCAGTTCCGCCCGCTGGATGGCGGCGTCAAAGGGGCTGTCCTCGAAATCGACCGGCCCCAGCGCCGAGGTCAGGTCCAGCGAGATGCCGGGGTGGCGCGCGGCAAAGCCGCCGAGGCGCGGGATCAGCCAGGTCGCGGCAAAGGTCGGCAACACCGCCAGCCGCAGGACCTGCCGGTTTCCGCCGAAGGCCATGACCATCTGCGCCGTCCGGTCGAGGTCGTTCAGGATGCCTTCCGCGTCGCGCAGCATCGCCCTTCCTGCGTCCGACAGCACCATCCGCTGGCGGATGCGTTGAAACAGGGCCACGCCCAGCCGGTCCTCGAGCCCGCGGATGGACCGGCTGACCGCACTTTGCGTCAGGTTCAGGGCATCCGCCGCCCGCGAGACCGTCCCCAGCCGGGCGCAAAGCACGAAGGCGCGCAGCTCGGGGATACTGGGAGTATACTGGTAGCGCGTCCCGATCATGATTGAAACTCATGGGTTGAGAAGTAATCATCGCTACAGACTGTCGCCGCGCCATGCTAGTCATGCCGCCAATGAATGGAGGTATCACATGCCCGCGCTTTCCCCGAAGGACGCCCCCGACCTTGGCCGCTTTGACTGGGAAGACCCCTTCCGGCTGGAGGGTCAGTTGTCCGAGGACGAGCGGATGATGCGCGACAGCGCCCGCGCCTATGCGCAGGGCAAGCTGGCCCCCCGCGTGATCGCCGCCTACCGCGAGGAGGCAACCGATCCCGCCATCTTCCGCGAGATGGGCGAGATGGGCCTTCTGGGCGTGACGGTGCCCGAGGAATACGGCGGGCTGGGGGCCTCCTATGTCAGCTACGGGCTGGTCGCGCGCGAGGTCGAGCGGGTGGATTCGGGCTATCGGTCGATGATGTCGGTGCAGTCCAGCCTCGTGATGTATCCGATCTACGCCTATGGGTCCGAGGAGCAGCGGCGGAAATACCTGCCGAAGCTGGCCTCGGGCGAGTTCATCGGCTGCTTCGGCCTGACCGAGCCGGACGCGGGGTCGGACCCCGGCGGCATGAAGACCACCGCGAAGAAGACCGATGCGGGCTATGTGCTGAACGGCGCCAAGACCTGGATCTCGAACTCGCCCATCGCCGATGTCTTCGTGGTCTGGGCCAAGTCCGAGGCCCACGGCGGCAAGATCCGCGGCTTCGTGCTGGACAAGGGCACCAAGGGGCTTTCCGCGCCGAAGATCGAGGGCAAGCTGTCCCTGCGCGCCTCGATCACCGGCGAGATCGTCATGGACGGGGTCGAGGTCGGCGAGGACGCGCTGCTGCCCAACATCGAGGGGCTGAAGGGTCCCTTCGGCTGCCTCAACCGCGCCCGCTACGGCATCAGCTGGGGCGTCATGGGCGCGGCCGAGTTCTGCTTCCACGCCGCCCGCCAATACGGTCTGGACCGCAAGCAGTTCAACCGGCCCTTGGCCAACACGCAGATCTACCAGCTCAAGCTGGCGAACATGATGACCGAGATCGCCTTGGGCCTGCAGGCGAGCCTTCAGGTGGGCCGGCTGCTGGATGCGGCCGAGGCCGCGCCCGAGATGATTTCCATCGTCAAGCGCAACAACTGCGGCAAGGCGCTGGAGATCGCGCGCATCGCCCGCGACATGCACGGCGGCAACGGCATCTCGGAAGAATACCAGGTCATGCGCCATTCCCAGAACCTGGAAACGGTGAACACCTACGAGGGGACGCATGACGTCCACGCCCTGATCCTGGGCCGCGCCATCACCGGGCTGCAGGCCTTCGCGTGAGCGCGCCGCTTGCCGGGCTGCGCGTCATCGAACTGGCGCGCATCCTTGCCGGGCCATGGATCGGCCAGACCCTGGCCGATCTGGGCGCCGAGGTCATCAAGGTCGAGGCCCCCGAGGGCGACGATACCCGGCGCTGGGGGCCGCCGTTCCTTGACCGGCCGCGCCCGGAGGGGGGAACGGAGCGGGTCGCGGCCTATTTCCACGCGGCCAATCGGGGCAAGAGCTCGATCACCTGCGATTTCGGGGACGCGGAGGACCTGAAGCGGCTGAAGGACCTAATCGCCACGGCCGATGTGGTGGTCGAGAACTTCAAGGTCGGCGGGCTGAAACGTTTCGGCCTCGACTACGAGAGCCTTGCCGCCGCGAACCCGCGCCTTGTCTATGCCTCGGTCACGGGCTTCGGGCAGGACGGGCCGCGGGCGAGCCAGCCGGGCTATGACTTCCTGATCCAAGGGATGTGCGGGATCATGGACCTGACCGGCGAACCGGATGGCGAGCCGCAGAAGGTCGGCGTCGCCTGGATCGACATCTTCACCGGCCTTTACGGCGTCATCGGCATCCAGGCCGCGCTGGCGGAACGCGAACGCTCGGGCAAGGGCCAGCGGGTGGACTTGTCTTTGCTGGACACCGGCGTCGCAGTGCTTGCCAATCAGGCGATGAACCAGATGATCGGCGGCGTGACCCCGCGCCGTCTGGGGAACGCGCATCCCAATATCGTGCCCTACCAGGCGTTCCCGGCCTCCGACGGCCATGTCATCATCGCCTGCGGCAACGACCGGCAGTTTGCGGGCCTCTGCGCCGCGCTGGGGCTGGAGGGGCTGGCCGAGAACCCCGACTACGCCACCAACCCCGCCCGCGTGGCGAACCGCGAGGCGCTTACCCCGCTGATCGCCGGTGCCACCGCCCGGCTGCCTCGCGCCGACATCATTGCCGCGATGGAGGAGGCGGGGGTGCCCGCCGGTCCCATCAACTCGGTCGCCGATGCCTTGGCGGAACCGCAGATCGCGGCGCGGGGCCTGAAGATCGCCCCCGAGGGCATCCCCGGCCTGCGCACCCCCATCGCATTTTCCCGCAGCGAACTGGTGCTGGAAAAGGCCGCGCCGATGCTTTCCACGCGCGGGGCGTGAAGGGGAATAAATGCAGCCTCGAAGGCCCGGCAGATGAGGAAAGCGTGGATACCGGCGGAAGCCTGACCACCCTTGCCGGGATCAAAGATTCAGCGCGTCCCTGGGGGAAATGAGACAAGAGCAAGCGGGCGTCGCCCAGTGGCGCAATGCCGCCGCGCCCGCTAACAACCCGACAGTGGGCCTGCCACCCCGACGGCAGGCAAGAGGAGGAAACATGACGATTCAGCACTGGTCTTTCGCGCTGGCGCTTGCCGCATTGCCCTTGGGCACCGGGGCGGCGATGGCGCAGGACAACTATCCCACCCGGAACGTGACCCTCGTGGTGCCCTACTCGGCGGGTGGGCCGACCGACACCGTGGCGCGGCTGGTGGCCGAGCCGATGTCGCGGGCGCTCGGCCAGCAGATCATCATCGAGAACATCGGCGGCGCCAGCGGCACCATTGGCGCGGGCCAGGTCGCGCGGGCCGAGGCCGATGGCTACACCCTGATGCTGCACACCTCGGCCCAGGCCACGAACGACCTGTTCTACACCAAGCTGGCTTACGGCTCGCGCGAGGCGTTCCAGCCGATCGGCGTCGTCAGCCACACGCCGATGACGCTGGTCGGCCGCAAGGACCTGCCGCCCGAAACGGCGGCCGAGGCGCTCGACTACATCCGCACCAACGGCGAGGACGTGGCCTTCGGCAACGCGGGCGTCGGCGGGCCGTCCTATCTCTGCGGGCTGCTGCTGGAAAACCGGCTTGAGACGCCGATGATCATGGTGCCCTATGGCGGCACCGGCCCGGCGCTGACCGACCTTCTGGGCGGCCAGATCGACCTGATCTGCGAACAGGCGACCAACACGATCAGCCATATCCGCAGCGGCGCGGTCAAGGCCTATGCCACGACCAGCGCCGAGCGGCTGCCCTCGCTGCCCGACCTGCCCACGCTGGCCGAGTCGGGGCTGGAAGGCTTCGAGACGACGGTCTGGCTGGGGCTTTACGGTCCCGCCGAGATGCCGCAGCCGGTGATCGACACCGTGGTCGCGGCGCTGCAGGAAGCCCTGCAGGACCCGCTTGTGACCGAACGCTTCGCCGATCTTGCCACCACCCCCGCGACCGCCGCCGAAGCGACGCCCGAAGGGCTGCAGGCCACGCAGGAGGCCGAGGTCGCCAAGTGGCAGGACCTCATCGCCGCGACCGGGATCAAGGTGGACTGAGACCGGGGCTTCCGCCCTGACGGCAGGCCGCGGGCCTGCCATCCCTGCGTTTGACGCCCCGGCCCCGCAGGGCCGGGGTCCGGTCGCTTTCCCCCTTCGGGTCCCGATGCCGGGCCTTGCAAGTGCCTCGGCCAGCGGGCGCGGGCCGAGGCGTTCAAGGCCGGTTCCCCGGTAGCGGCGACCCTTAGGGCAAGTCTCTCAGGGGCAGCCGAAGCCGCATCCGGGACGGCGCGCCCGGCAGGTCGGTCCCGGTGCGATGAGAACAGATCCTTTCCCGCTTTCGACGGCCCGGCCGCTGACGGACAATCGGGGCGCTTGGCCGCCTGATGCCTGACCGGCACGGGACCTGCGGGCTGCAAGGCTCGCAGCCCGGCGCTGCGCGGCACGGCCCCTGACGGACAAGCAGGGCGTCCGGCCGCCGGCAGGAGACCGCGGGCCGCAGGTCCACGCAAGACGTGCAGCCCGCCGTCCCGCTCACTTTCCCAGCTGCAGGAAGAAGCGGACCATCTCGGCCGAGGCGTCGGGGCCTGCAGGGTCGGTGTAGCTGCCTTCGGACCGGCCGCCCGACCAGGCGTGGCCCGCGCCCTCGATTCGCCAGGACTCGACCAGGGGCGTGCCGTCCGCGGCCTCGACCAGTTCGCGGCTGTAGCTGCGCCCGCCCTCGGACCGGCCCGCCTCGCGCCGCGCGGTGCCGCGCAGGGCGGGACCGGCGGCAGCCACCAGCGCCTCGGCGTTCGAGGGATGGACCGTGGCATCGGCCATCCCGTGAAAGACGATGGTGCGGACCGAGCCTTCGGCCTTGCGCGGCGCCCGCCCGCCCTGCCCGCGCATCGCCCCGAAGGCCGAGGGCATGTCATGGGCGATCCCGTGGGGCAGGCCGGAATGGATGCCGACCGCGGCGAAAACGTCCGGATGGGTCGCGGCCAGCGTGGCGGCCATCGCGCCACCTGCGGACAGGCCCGCCGCGAAGACGGCGTCCGCGGGAACCGCGAACTCGGCCGCGACCGCCTGGGCCATTGCCGCCAGCAGCGCCGCCTCGCCCGAGCCGGCGCGCTGGTCCTCGGGGCGGAACCAGTTCCAGCAGCCCTGGGCGTTATGGGCGCGGGACTGGTGGGGATAGACGACGATCAGGCCGTTGCGCTCGGCATGGCGGTTCATGTCGGTGCCGCAGGCGAAATCATCCGGGTTCTGGGTGCAGCCGTGCAGCATCAGCACCAGCCCCTTCGGCCCGCCATCGCGGTCCGAGGGCACGAACAGCCGGTAGTCCCGCGTCCCGTGGTCCGAGGCGAAGCTGCGTGTCTCGTAGCGCGCGCCCTCGGGGACAGGGGGCTGCGCGGTCGTGCGGGCCATGCCGGGCAGGCCCTGCGGCAGCCCGTTCAGCCCTTGCGGCACCATGCAGCCGAGGTTGTCCAGCATCCGCTGCAGATCGCCCTGCTGCATGTGCGGAGCCTTGAGGCCGCTCAGGCCCGAAAGGCCGGGCGCGGGCTGGCGGGGCGGATGCA from Paracoccus sp. MC1862 encodes the following:
- a CDS encoding acyl-CoA dehydrogenase — translated: MPALSPKDAPDLGRFDWEDPFRLEGQLSEDERMMRDSARAYAQGKLAPRVIAAYREEATDPAIFREMGEMGLLGVTVPEEYGGLGASYVSYGLVAREVERVDSGYRSMMSVQSSLVMYPIYAYGSEEQRRKYLPKLASGEFIGCFGLTEPDAGSDPGGMKTTAKKTDAGYVLNGAKTWISNSPIADVFVVWAKSEAHGGKIRGFVLDKGTKGLSAPKIEGKLSLRASITGEIVMDGVEVGEDALLPNIEGLKGPFGCLNRARYGISWGVMGAAEFCFHAARQYGLDRKQFNRPLANTQIYQLKLANMMTEIALGLQASLQVGRLLDAAEAAPEMISIVKRNNCGKALEIARIARDMHGGNGISEEYQVMRHSQNLETVNTYEGTHDVHALILGRAITGLQAFA
- a CDS encoding CaiB/BaiF CoA-transferase family protein; this encodes MSAPLAGLRVIELARILAGPWIGQTLADLGAEVIKVEAPEGDDTRRWGPPFLDRPRPEGGTERVAAYFHAANRGKSSITCDFGDAEDLKRLKDLIATADVVVENFKVGGLKRFGLDYESLAAANPRLVYASVTGFGQDGPRASQPGYDFLIQGMCGIMDLTGEPDGEPQKVGVAWIDIFTGLYGVIGIQAALAERERSGKGQRVDLSLLDTGVAVLANQAMNQMIGGVTPRRLGNAHPNIVPYQAFPASDGHVIIACGNDRQFAGLCAALGLEGLAENPDYATNPARVANREALTPLIAGATARLPRADIIAAMEEAGVPAGPINSVADALAEPQIAARGLKIAPEGIPGLRTPIAFSRSELVLEKAAPMLSTRGA
- a CDS encoding tripartite tricarboxylate transporter substrate-binding protein, which gives rise to MTIQHWSFALALAALPLGTGAAMAQDNYPTRNVTLVVPYSAGGPTDTVARLVAEPMSRALGQQIIIENIGGASGTIGAGQVARAEADGYTLMLHTSAQATNDLFYTKLAYGSREAFQPIGVVSHTPMTLVGRKDLPPETAAEALDYIRTNGEDVAFGNAGVGGPSYLCGLLLENRLETPMIMVPYGGTGPALTDLLGGQIDLICEQATNTISHIRSGAVKAYATTSAERLPSLPDLPTLAESGLEGFETTVWLGLYGPAEMPQPVIDTVVAALQEALQDPLVTERFADLATTPATAAEATPEGLQATQEAEVAKWQDLIAATGIKVD
- a CDS encoding PHB depolymerase family esterase; this translates as MDSQFATAMSRALEQTRAGNPAEATRIIQAALAGGGAPQADTVATGAAAAMPRQPLPGIEDAEVVEVHPPRQPAPGLSGLSGLKAPHMQQGDLQRMLDNLGCMVPQGLNGLPQGLPGMARTTAQPPVPEGARYETRSFASDHGTRDYRLFVPSDRDGGPKGLVLMLHGCTQNPDDFACGTDMNRHAERNGLIVVYPHQSRAHNAQGCWNWFRPEDQRAGSGEAALLAAMAQAVAAEFAVPADAVFAAGLSAGGAMAATLAATHPDVFAAVGIHSGLPHGIAHDMPSAFGAMRGQGGRAPRKAEGSVRTIVFHGMADATVHPSNAEALVAAAGPALRGTARREAGRSEGGRSYSRELVEAADGTPLVESWRIEGAGHAWSGGRSEGSYTDPAGPDASAEMVRFFLQLGK